Proteins from a single region of Sesamum indicum cultivar Zhongzhi No. 13 linkage group LG5, S_indicum_v1.0, whole genome shotgun sequence:
- the LOC105161687 gene encoding uncharacterized protein LOC105161687, producing the protein METKGNISDYRRKLDKTLASPDLTNHEILRTLVKNQILQSSACRLEGCTEIVVERRSKEVSNFLSMLRSASVNDVEKSHGAWKVKQDTEELRVMYREGPEGTPFHMLLAEGYVDGPVDVCMCISWESSLYQKWWPQIVIPTFKVVSSRCLQRVRTGEQISLVRMKVTWPLSSREALIHYFAFEYFQDDLIVVLLNSISNAEAIDTSTHGFTRDGIPDAEEVVRIDVVGGFALQKVTANRSYFRTIASMDIKLDFVPPTIINFISRQLIGSGFKLYKKEVASVSKGDEKFCEALKEPLYARMREALYSGNMSLNLESVERSSSTMVEESREASGDDDAQENRRCDDSIVGSEAEEVMVGDKNKQSEIEEVEEIHATGSKSLENEEESVISTKGEEALTTTRGIGENYIGPKTRKKVHVRPEVEQALKTLDKVISMFRENKCGPETGRPSINKINLTNLEKEAVEDSTSSGADQMSGKKGNTAESSKIDTQDLDTLECGTASSDSHASRYKGSNSYVRDQSKIAPASPDEDRSNPSNSNHIALHASMNQSTDSTVFEKVPENYTLSADANSQMGTRVPKTKTKNSWFCCYSSL; encoded by the exons ATGGAGACGAAAGGTAACATATCTGATTATAGAAGGAAGCTGGACAAGACACTGGCATCACCTGACTTGACAAATCATGAAATCCTTCGGACCCTTGTCAAGAATCAAATTTTACAATCATCGGCTTGTCGTCTTGAAG GATGCACGGAGATTGTTGTCGAAAGAAGAAGCAAGGAGGTCTCCAATTTTCTCAGTATGTTGAGGAGTGCCTCCGTCAATGATGTCGAGAAGTCACACGGTGCCTGGAAA GTAAAACAGGACACAGAAGAACTCCGAGTTATGTACCGAGAAGGACCAGAAGGCACTCCCTTTCACATGCTACTTGCCGAAGGCTATGTGGATGGACCGGTCGATGTTT GTATGTGTATTTCATGGGAGTCGAGCCTCTATCAGAAATG GTGGCCTCAAATTGTAATCCCAACGTTCAAAGTTGTCTCATCCCGGTGTTTACAAAGAGTTAGAACTGGTGAACAGATATCTTTAGTAAG GATGAAGGTTACATGGCCGCTATCAAGCAGAGAGGCCCTCATTCATTATTTTGCATTTGAGTACTTCCAAGATGACCTTATTGTCGTGCTCCTTAACTCG ATCTCCAACGCTGAGGCAATCGACACAAGCACTCATGGATTTACCAGGGATGGGATACCTGATGCAGAGGAAGTGGTGAGAATAGATGTTGTCGGAGGGTTTGCCTTACAGAAAGTCACTGCTAATAGGAGTTACTTCAG GACAATAGCAAGCATGGATATCAAACTAGACTTTGTTCCTCCAACaatcatcaattttatctCGAGGCAGCTCATTGGTAGCGGTTTCAAGCTCTATAAAAAG GAAGTCGCTTCCGTTTCTAAAGGTGATGAAAAATTCTGCGAAGCTTTAAAGGAACCTCTTTACGCTCGTATGCGCGAGGCTCTTTATTCAGGAAATATGAGTCTGAATCTAGAGAGTGTAGAAAGAAGCTCATCAACTATGGTTGAGGAAAGTAGAGAAGCATCTGGAGATGATGATGCTCAGGAAAATAGGCGGTGTGATGACTCTATTGTTGGTTCAGAAGCTGAGGAAGTAATGGTTGGAGACAAAAACAAGCAAAGTGAAATTGAGGAGGTGGAAGAAATACATGCAACAGGAAGTAAGTCATTAGAGAATGAGGAGGAATCCGTTATTAGCACTAAAGGGGAAGAAGCTCTGACAACCACCCGTGGAATTGGAGAAAACTATATTGGACCCAAGACTAGGAAGAAGGTTCACGTTCGGCCAGAAGTAGAACAAGCTCTGAAAACATTGGACAAGGTAATTTCCATGTTTCGGGAGAATAAATGTGGTCCTGAAACAGGTCGGCCCAGCATTAATAAGATAAACTTAACTAATTTAGAGAAGGAAGCTGTGGAAGATTCAACGTCTTCTGGAGCTGATCAAATGAGTGGAAAGAAAGGGAATACTGCTGAATCTTCAAAAATCGATACACAAGACTTGGATACACTTGAATGTGGAACGGCCAGCTCAGACAGTCATGCTTCAAG GTATAAGGGGTCCAATTCTTACGTAAGGGACCAAAGCAAGATTGCCCCAGCCTCACCAGATGAAGACCGATCAAACCCATCTAACTCTAACCACATTGCTTTGCATGCTTCCATGAATCAGTCAACTGACTCAACTGTCTTCGAGAAAGTACCAGAAAACTACACTCTGAGTGCTGATGCAAACAGTCAGATGGGAACTCGGGTGCCTAAAACGAAAACCAAGAACTCGTGGTTTTGCTGCTATAGTTCATTGTAA